The genomic stretch GTGCCGCCGATGTTCGCGGCGCTGAAGCAGGGCGGCCGCCGGCTCTACACGCTTGCCCGCGCGGGCATCGACGTGGCGCGTGAACCGCGCGCCGTGCACATACACCGTTTCGAAATCGAGGCGGTGGAATTGCCGCGTGTCACATTCACGGTAGAATGTTCGAAGGGCACCTACGTGCGCTCGCTGGCGCATGATCTGGGCCAGGCACTCGGCTGTGGCGCCTATCTCGAAACGCTCCGGCGCGAGGCGATAGGGGAGTACCGCGTGGAGAATGCGTGGACGCTCGAACAACTCTCGGCCGCGGCGGAACTGCTGCGCCCGGCGCAGACGGAGGCGGTCGATGCGGGTCGTTAACTCCCTCCGCGAGGCCGGCGCCACTCCCTCGGTGCTCACACTCGGCACCTTCGACGGGGTGCACCGCGGACACGCGGCCATCATCGACACTGTGCGCGCCGAAGCGCGGCGCACCGGTCTGCGCTCGGTCCTGCTCACCTTCGATCCGCATCCGCGCGAAGTGCTGCGGCCCGACAACGCGCCCGTCCACCTGCTCACCACCATCGATGAACGCCTGCGCATCTTTGCCGGACACGGTCTGGACCTCTGCATCGTGCTGCCGTTTACACGCGATCTCTCCATGCTCGAGGCCGACGAATTCTTCCGCGACATCATCGTCGGCGCGCTCGGCGCGCGCGAGGTTGTTGTGGGTGTGGATCACGCCTTCGGGCGCGGCCGCGGAGGACGTCTCGACGCGCTGCGCGCAATGGGTGTCGCATCGGGCGTCGGTGTCACCGTCGTTCCCGAACTCGTCGAGGACGGTGTAAAAGTGAGCAGCACCTCGGTTCGTACCGCGCTGCTCGACGGCGACGCGGCCCGCGCGGCGGCGCTGCTCGGGCGCCCCTATTCCTTCGAAGGAATCGTGCGGCGCGGCGACGGCCTCGGCCGCACGCTCGGTTTCCCGACCGCGAACATCCATTCCGACACCGGCCGCAAGCTCATCCCGAAGCCCGGTGTGTACGCCGTCACCGTCGTGGTCGACGGCGTCGAGCGCGGCGGCATGTTGAATATCGGACGCCGTCCCACCGTCTCCGATCAGGAACACCTGAGCGTCGAGGTGCATATTTTCGATTTTCATGGCGACCTCTACGGCATGAGCGCCGAAGTGCGGCTCGTTGCGCGTCTGCGCGACGAGGCCCGTTTCGCCTCCGCCGTCGAGCTGGTCGCCCAGCTTCACGAGGACGAGCGCACCGCGCGCGCCCTCGTCCGGTCCATGACACATCTTACAACTGAAACCATAGAACACCGTTAATCACAGGAGCATCAACCATGCCACTCAGCAAGGAACGGATCGCCGAACTCATCACGAAACACGGCGCCAACGACAAAGACTCGGGCCGCCCCGAGGTGCAGATCGCGATCCTCACGGAAACCATCAACGGCCTTTCCGGACACTTCGACAAATTCAAAAAAGATCATCACAGCCGCCGCGGCCTGCTCAAAATGGTCGGCAAGCGCCGCCGCCTCCTCGCGTACCTGCAGAAGGTGAACATCGAGCGGTATCGCCGCATCGTGAAAGAACTTGACCTCCGCAAATAACAGTCGCTTTCACGCCACAGGGATTCATCGCAGGATATCGAAATCATGATTACAAGAAAAGAAATTGAAATAGGCAACAGAACGTTGGTGCTCGAGACCGGGCGCTTCGCCAAACAGGCGAGCGGTGCCGTGATGGTCACGTATGGCGAGACGATGGTTCTGGCCGCCGTGGTCGCATCGGATCAGCCGCGCGAGGGGGTCGACTTCTTCCCGCTCTCGGTCGAATACCGTGAAAAGACCTCGGCCGCAGGAAAGATCCCCGGTGGCTTCTTCAAGCGCGAGGGCCGTCCTTCCGAAAAGGAAATCCTCACGGCCCGCCTCATTGACCGGCCGATCCGCCCGATGTTTGCGGATGATTTCCGCAACGAGGTGCAGATCGTCTGCAACGTGTACTCGCACGACCAGGAGAACGAAGGCGACGTGATCGGGTGCTGCGGCGCCTCCGCGGCCCTCATGCTCTCGGGCGCGCCCTTCGACGGTCCGATCGCGGAAGTGCGCGTCGGTCGTGTCAACGGCGAGTATCTCATCAACCCGACAACAACCGATTTGAAGGAATCCGACATCGAACTCGTCATGGCCGGCACGGCCGACTCGATCCTCATGGTCGAGGGCGAATCGAAAGAGATCTCCGAGTCCGATATGCTCGGCGCTCTCGAATTCGGGCACGCGTATATCAAAAAGATCTGCGCCGCCATCGTGGAACTCGCCGCCGAGGCGGGCAAGCCGCGCCAGACGGTGGAAGCGCCCGTGCTTCCCGAAGGCATGTATGAGGACGTGAAGGCCCTCGGTGAGGCGCGCCTCGTCGAACTCGCCCGCACTGTGCTCGCCAAGGAAGAACGCAGCGAGGCCACCAAGGCCGTGTACGAAAGTGTCGTGACCGAACTTGCCGAGAAGTATCCCGAGCAGGAAGGCACGATGAAGAAGCTCTTGAAGGAGATCGAGAAAAACGCGATGCGCGAAACCATCCTCACCGATGGCAAGCGCCTCGACGGTCGCGGTACCCGCGACATTCGTCCGATCAGCTCCGAAGTGGGACTGCTTCCGCGTGTGCACGGTTCGGCCCTCTTCACCCGCGGCGAGACGCAGGCGCTTATGTCGTGCACGCTCGGGACGAAGCAGGACGAGCAGATGATCGACGGACTCATCAAGGAGTTCAAACGTTTCATGTTGCACTACAACTTCCCGCATTTCTCCGTCGGTGAAGTTGGCCGCATGGGCTCCACCAGCCGCCGCGAAATCGGCCACGGCAACCTGGCCGAGCGCGCGTTGAAAATGATGATGCCTCCGGACGAGGAATTCCCGTACACGATCCGCCTGCTCTGCGACATCCTCGAGTCCAACGGCTCGTCGTCGATGGCCACCGTGTGCTCGGGTTCGCTCGCGCTCATGGATGCGGGCGTGCCGCTGCGCAAGCCGGTGGCGGGCATCGCCATGGGTCTCATCAAGGAAGGCGAGCGTGTGGCCGTGCTCAGCGACATCCTCGGCAACGAGGATCATCTCGGCGATATGGACTTCAAGGTCGCCGGCACGCGTGACGGCATCACGTCGTTCCAGATGGACATCAAGATCAAGGGCATCTCGCTGCAGGTCATGGAAGACGCGCTCAACCAGGCGCGTGAAGGCCGCATGCACATACTCGACAAGATGGCGGAAACGCTCAGCGTGCACCGCGAGGATCTCTCGAAGTACGCTCCGCGCCTCACCACGATTTACGTGCCTGTCGACATGATCGGCGCGGTGATCGGACCGGGCGGCAAGGTCATCAAACAGATCGTGGCCGAGAGCGGCGCCGAGATCAACATCGACGACGACGGCCGCGTGATCATCGCGGCGGTGGACGGCGAGGCCTCGCGCAAAGCCGTCGAAATGATTTCGCGCATCACGGCCCTGCCGGAAGAAGGCGAGATCTACACCGGACCGGTGAAAAAGATCACCGACTTCGGCGCCTTCGTCGAAATCCTCCCCGGCAAGGAAGGCCTCCTGCACATCTCGCAGCTCGAACACCGCCGCGTCGCGACGGTCGACGAAGTGCTGAAGGTGGGCGACATGGTCACCGTGAAGCTTCTCAAGTTCGAGGACAACGGCAAGATGAGTCTGAGCCGCAAGGCCCTGCTCCCGCGCCCCGAAGGCATGCCCGAGGAAACCGAAAGCGATTCGCGTCCGCCCCGCGGCGACCGCGACCGTGATCGCGACCGCGGCGGCGACCGCGGCGGCCGCAAGCCCCGACGCAATTAATACGCAGGCGGAACACAGCCGCGTTCCTTCACGGGGACGCGGCGTTCGCCGAAACATCAGAATGAACACGAACTACACAACAATCACACAGTAACCAGGACCGGAGCAACAATGCCACGCGTGATTTTTTCGATCACATACGCCGTAAAGCCCCAGGCCCGGGAAGAGTACCTCGAGACCGTCAGCGCGCTGAAGAACTACCTCACGCTCGAACGCGGAAAGGACTACTCGGTCTTCGAAGTCAAGGGCAAACCGAACCAGTTCAGCGAAGTCTACATTTGTAAATCCGTCGAGGAATTCGACGCGCTGGAAGACGATTCGGATGATGTGACGGATCAGCTTATCAACCGCATCGTGAACGATTTTGTGAAAGACGGCAAGACCGAGTATAAAACACTCATCGAGACCGTCTGACGGCGTACGCCAGGCAGTGCAGGACTATCGAGTCCTGCACCGCCCGGTACGGCGTGTGACCGCCTGCAAAATTCTGCATCAACATGACGACGGAGA from Ignavibacteriota bacterium encodes the following:
- the truB gene encoding tRNA pseudouridine(55) synthase TruB, producing the protein MAFRSDDGGMLLVDKPREWTSFDVVRKVRGMLRVRKIGHAGTLDPLATGLLILASGRHTKSIDGYQAQQKIYSGTLLLGAVTASYDAATPPVDERPLDGIDETTIRGAAATFVGAQMQVPPMFAALKQGGRRLYTLARAGIDVAREPRAVHIHRFEIEAVELPRVTFTVECSKGTYVRSLAHDLGQALGCGAYLETLRREAIGEYRVENAWTLEQLSAAAELLRPAQTEAVDAGR
- a CDS encoding bifunctional riboflavin kinase/FAD synthetase, with the translated sequence MRVVNSLREAGATPSVLTLGTFDGVHRGHAAIIDTVRAEARRTGLRSVLLTFDPHPREVLRPDNAPVHLLTTIDERLRIFAGHGLDLCIVLPFTRDLSMLEADEFFRDIIVGALGAREVVVGVDHAFGRGRGGRLDALRAMGVASGVGVTVVPELVEDGVKVSSTSVRTALLDGDAARAAALLGRPYSFEGIVRRGDGLGRTLGFPTANIHSDTGRKLIPKPGVYAVTVVVDGVERGGMLNIGRRPTVSDQEHLSVEVHIFDFHGDLYGMSAEVRLVARLRDEARFASAVELVAQLHEDERTARALVRSMTHLTTETIEHR
- the rpsO gene encoding 30S ribosomal protein S15; protein product: MPLSKERIAELITKHGANDKDSGRPEVQIAILTETINGLSGHFDKFKKDHHSRRGLLKMVGKRRRLLAYLQKVNIERYRRIVKELDLRK
- the pnp gene encoding polyribonucleotide nucleotidyltransferase — encoded protein: MITRKEIEIGNRTLVLETGRFAKQASGAVMVTYGETMVLAAVVASDQPREGVDFFPLSVEYREKTSAAGKIPGGFFKREGRPSEKEILTARLIDRPIRPMFADDFRNEVQIVCNVYSHDQENEGDVIGCCGASAALMLSGAPFDGPIAEVRVGRVNGEYLINPTTTDLKESDIELVMAGTADSILMVEGESKEISESDMLGALEFGHAYIKKICAAIVELAAEAGKPRQTVEAPVLPEGMYEDVKALGEARLVELARTVLAKEERSEATKAVYESVVTELAEKYPEQEGTMKKLLKEIEKNAMRETILTDGKRLDGRGTRDIRPISSEVGLLPRVHGSALFTRGETQALMSCTLGTKQDEQMIDGLIKEFKRFMLHYNFPHFSVGEVGRMGSTSRREIGHGNLAERALKMMMPPDEEFPYTIRLLCDILESNGSSSMATVCSGSLALMDAGVPLRKPVAGIAMGLIKEGERVAVLSDILGNEDHLGDMDFKVAGTRDGITSFQMDIKIKGISLQVMEDALNQAREGRMHILDKMAETLSVHREDLSKYAPRLTTIYVPVDMIGAVIGPGGKVIKQIVAESGAEINIDDDGRVIIAAVDGEASRKAVEMISRITALPEEGEIYTGPVKKITDFGAFVEILPGKEGLLHISQLEHRRVATVDEVLKVGDMVTVKLLKFEDNGKMSLSRKALLPRPEGMPEETESDSRPPRGDRDRDRDRGGDRGGRKPRRN